The Oleiphilus messinensis DNA segment TTCACTCAAGTAGCTTGAGCCAGGTTATTTTATTAACCAATCTGCAAGGCAAACAGTTCTTCAGATTCTCGTGGATCGTTGAATACAACAATCTTCGCTTTTCGGAAGAAATTAAACTCTGTCGCCGTTGCTGATGAATAGGCTCCCATCATTCGCGCAATAATCAAATCGCCATTCTTGAGTGCCGGCAACTGAATATCTTCAGCGATGACATCGATACTATCGCAGGTTGGTCCTGCCAGTACAGACGGAAAACGCTCACCTTCCCAGTGTAAGGCATCAATTGGGTAAGCCCCATGATCAAAGATTACACCGCTATATGAACCATATACACCATCATCAAGGTAGTACCAGGTCTTTCCATCGCGGACAGACTGGCCCATCACAGACGATACACTGATCATCGCTGGTGCAACAATGAAGCGGCCCGGCTCCGCAATCACTTTTACGGTGTCGGGTAATTCGCCTAAAGCTTCACGAATGGGCGCACAAAATTCATCAATACAGTGACCATTTTCCTGGTAATCAACAGGAAATCCGCCGCCAATATCCAAAGTACTTAAAGCCGGCAAACCTGATTCTGAAACCTGCCGAATTAATGCACCGCTTCGTGTAATCGCTTCCACGTATTTACCGGCATCCATTGTTTGCGAACCGACATGGAACGATAGACCTTTAACGTGAATGCCCCACTCTTTTGCTTTTTTAATCAGGTCAAGCGCTGCTTCCGGGCTACATCCGAATTTTTTCGAGAGATCCGCGAATGCCGCAGCATTGCGGAAACTCAAACGAATTAATACTTCGGCTTCGTCACGATACGGTATGAACTTTTCCAGCTCATTTTCACTATCCACCACAAAAACACAGCAACCATAATCCAGGGCATCCTTGATATCACGATCACGCTTAATTGGATGAGTGTGAATTGTTTTTTCAGCTGGCACACCAACTTCTCGCACCAGATCAACTTCACCGCTGGTTGCCAAGTCAAAACTGGCTCCTTCTTGCAGCAATGTTGCGACCACAGCCGGATGAGGCAATGGTTTCAGTGCGAAATGCAGAGTTACGCCAGGTAACGCATTTTGTAACGAGCGATATTGATGACGAACAGTATCGCAATTCAATAACAGCAATGGTGCACCGTGCTCAGCTACCATAGATTCAATTAGCTGAAGCTCGGTTTGTTTTCGAGTGTGTAAGTCTACGATTATTGCATTTTCACTGATCGAATGAGCTGAATGGATGGAAGCAACAGACTCAGTACCCAGAGCTACTGAATTGTCAGATACAGAATCAGAACGATCAATTTGAGAATCAATAAAGGAAATAGACACGAGCACGCCCCTCCAATAAAAAAAGTAACAAACATCTGAGTCGCGATGGATCGACGACCAGGTTCGGATAAAGTTACTCTGTATGGATAGTTACTCTGTTGCCTTGGCGCAGCTTGCCTGCGATGTACTTGGGTTGGCTATCTTCAAGAAAGTGGCGCAATAATAAGTTTTTTTTGAGTGATTGCAAGTTAATTTTTTGGGTATACAACAGATATTTGTAACCTGTTGTATACCCAGGTTTAATCCCTGGAAATGGTGTTTCCTGAAGGGCGTATTATGACGAAGTCGAAGTAATTGGCGACTCTACCGTAGAAGGTAAATCGGAAGCGCCCTCTAAATTCTCTTTGGGATGACTTTTTGCGATCAGCATATACAACGACGGAACAACAAAAAGTGTAAATATCGTTCCGATTGCCATGCCGCCGACTAAAACAACCCCGATGGAATTACGTGCTGCGGCTCCGGGCCCGTCGACTAACGTTAATGGGAAGTGACCTGCTACTGTCGCGACAGATGTCATTAACACAGGACGGAGCCGAGTCATGGCTGCAGATTGAATCGCTTCGAGTTTTTGAACGCCTTCTTCTTGCAATTTATTGGCAAACTCGACAATTAAAATGCCGTTCTTCGCAATTAAGCCGACTAACGTAACCAAACCAACTTGTGCGTAGATATTCAAGGTCGTTGTCCAACCATTAGTCCAGTAAGGCATATCTGGGTTGGGCATTTTCAGGGTTGTAAAAATCAACGCACCGAACATTGCCAAAGGGACAGATCCCAACAATATCACCAACGGATCACGGAAAGAGTTAAACTGAATGGCGAGTACCAGAAAGATCATTAATATTGCCATCAATAATGCGGGAAGGAATTTTCCCCCTTCGGTTCTTAACTGCCGCGACTCTCCCGTGTAATTGGTGGTATAACCTGCAGGTAATATTTCCGCAGATGCAGTTTCCAACACCTTTAACCCTTCATCAAGTTGAGCGGTCATACCTGACAATTTGATAGCATTGAGCTGTTGGAATCGATTTAATGATCTCGGAACCGTACTATCCTCAATTTGTGCAATCGCACTCAACGGCATCAACTGATTGTTCGGTCCGGTAATGTAAATGCTCTTGAGTTGTTCCGGGGTTAAACGCTCAGCTCGCATCACTTGCGGAATAACTTTATATGCCCGGCCATTGATGTTGAAACGGTTAACATAATTTCCACCTAGAGCAGTACTCAAATCCGCGCCAACTTGAGCGTTGTTTAAGCCAAGGGCAGCGACTTTCTCGTGGTTGATCACAATTTCAGACTGTGGTTGATCGTATTTCAAATCAATTTCAGGGGGAAAATAGAATAATCCACTTTCCATGGCTTTCATTTGCAACTTCTGGGCATATTCAAGCATTTCCTCCGGCTCTGCTGTTGAGGTGATTAAAAACTCAATCGGGAAATTACTACCGCCCGGTAAAGCCGGTGGTTGTGCCGCGAATACTTGTATGCCAGGAATTGCCGACAGCTGTGCCTGCATATCCGGAACAATTTGTGAGATGGAACGATCACGCTGATCCCAGGGTTTAACCACCATCCCGCTAAAACCGCCCACACCCAACGCGGCTGCAAAAGGATCTGAAGGGGCCATCAGAATCTGAAACGTAAGTTCCCGCTCTGGCGCATTGAGAAAAACCTGTTCAGCAGCCTTACCGAAGTGTTGTTTCTGATCAGCAGATGCATTGGCAGCATTATTGATAATACCGAACATAAAACCCTGATCTTCCAGCGGTGCCAGCTCCTTTGGTGAGAACATGTACATAGGCACAATCATTAAACTAAGCAGAGCCCATGCCCCATAGACTGCGGGCCTGACTTTCAACGTTTGCGCAAGAATTCTGCCATAGACATCACGCAGATGATCAAAGCGGTGGTTAACCCAGCCGGTAAAGCCTTTTTCTTCTTTATCCGCGCTCGGCAAGAGCTTGGCACTCATCATGGGGGACAGCGTGAGTGCGACAATACCGGAAATTGTTACCGCTCCTGCCAATGTCAGTGCAAATTCACGGAATAGCGAACCGGTTAACCCACCCTGTAGGCCAATGGGAGTGTAGACCGCAGCCAATGTGATGGTCATTGCGATAACGGGGCCAATCAGCTCCCGTGCGCCAATTTTAGCTGCCTCAAATGGGGTACGCCCTTCTCGTAAGTGACGCTCAACATTTTCAACTACAACGATTGCATCATCAACAACCAGCCCGACTGATAAAACTATCGCTAACAAGGTGAGTAAGTTTAGAGTAAAGCCAAACGTCTGCATTAAGAAAATCGCACCGATTAACGAGACTGGAATCGCAACAACCGGCACAATAACGGAACGAATTGAACCTAAAAACAGGAAAATAACGATGATAACGATCAATAAAGTATCTATGAGAGTTACAACAACTTCGTGAATCGCGTTACTGATGTATTCTGATGCATCGTAACCAAGGTTGGCTTGTAAGCCGGGTGGCAAACTCGCTTTAATGCCCTCCAGATCCTCTTTCACCCGTTGAACAACTTCTATTGTGTTCGCGTTTGACAGGGGGAATATTCCCATGAAGACTGCAGTTTGACCGTTAAAACTCACATTCGTATCATAATCCTCAGCCCCTAATTCAACGTCCGCTACGTCTTTCAAACGTACGATAACATCGTTGTTTTCGGATATAACCAGATTTTCGAATTCCTCAACAGTATGGAGATCCGTATTGGCGGTAAGGTAAACCTGGTCGTACGCTCCTTTGGTGCTGCCCACTGCAGAGAGGTAGTTATTTGCAGCCAAAGCACCTCTGACTTGAGAAGGACTCACGCTCATGGCGGCCATACGAGCAGGTTTCAACCAGACCCGCATTGCAAACGTACGGGCACCATAGATTTCTGCGCGTTGAACTCCGGCAAGTGAAGCCAGACGGGGCTGTACCACCCGAACCAAATAGTCTGTTATTTCACTTTGTGACATGATCTCCGAATAAAAGCTCAGATAAGCTGCTGCAAATTCAGAATCTGCAGACTGCAGACTGATGGATGGTATTTGCGCCTCAGCAGGCAATTCATTGCGTACCTGATTGACTTTGGAAGTAATGTCCGCCAACGCTTTTGTAGAGTCGTAGTTCAGCTTTAATCGCGCGGTAACCAAAGAGAGATTGGAAAGGCTTTTGGACTCCACATAGTCAATACCGTCAGCCGACGCGATAGCACCTTCAATTGCAGTTGTAACGAATCCTTTAACCACTTCAGCACTGGCACCAACGTATTGTGTCGCAACAATAACCGATGCATTTTCACTCTGTGGGTATTGCCTGACACTCAGAGACTGCCAGGCTTGTATACCCGCAATCACGATCAGGATGTTAACAACGATTGCGAGCACGGGCTTTTTAACGAATATATCGGTAATATTTTTCATAAACTTTATGCCGATTCACTGTCTCGATTGAGTATCTGCTAGGTGTTTTTTGGCGTAGGATTGATTTTAAATTCCGGAGCCAGAGAATTATCGATAATTACAGACATTCCAGGGCGTAATTTGAACACCCCCGTCGAGACAACCTGATCGCCCTCTGTAAGCCCATCTTCAACAATCACAAAATCACCATGACGCGCGCCAAGCCGAACAGGTTGTTGTTTTAATACTAATGCATCTGAATCTTCCGATTTAACAATAACAAACAACGAACTACCGAATGCGGTATGGTGCACGGAAGTTGCAGGAACCATCAGTGATTTTGATTGGAGATTTAATGCGATACTTGCATTGACGAACATGCCTGGACGTAATTCTTTTTTGCTATTTTCAAGTGTGGCCTGCACGTGGATGGTACGGGTTACAGGATCGATATTGGCGTTAAGGGCAGTCACCTTCCCTGTGAAGCTCTTCCCCGGATACGCATCGGATTGAACTTCAACGGGTAAACCATTTTCGAGAGCCCCAATCCATTGCTGCGGCAGCGCAAATTCGACATAAACAGTTTTCAGTGCCTGAAGCGAAACGACTTCACTCCCCTTCTCCAAAAACTGGCCGGTGCTGACTTTACGAATACCCAGCTCTCCACTGAATGGAGCTCTAATCGTTTTCTTGGCAATAACCGCATCATAGTATCGAACTTTCGCATCAGTCTGATTTACATTTGTTTCAGCCGTATCCATTTCTGCCTGTGAAATATTACGTGTTTTGCTCAGTTCTTTGGCACGATCAAAGGCGATTTTAGCCCACTTTGCAGCAACCTGAGCTTCATACAGTTGGGCCTTTTCAACAGAGGACTCAAGAGTGACCAAAACATCACCTTTGCTCACTGAGCGTCCCGCTTCAAACAACACGCTATCAATTACGCCGTCAGTTTCTGCGCGGATTGTCGTACCTTGGACGGCTGAAACTGAACCAACTGCCTTGATTTTAGGCTGCCAGGAATGTTCACTAACCGTATAAGCATTAACCTTCTCAGGCGGCATAGTAAACGCTGCTCCAGCTTTTGCCATGGAGTCAAACTGATCCATTTTAGTGCCGACAATAGCTGCAACTAACGGTATAACGACGAGTAGCCCTACAATAGACCACAGAATTTTCTTCAACATGGAATGTTTTACCTGCCTTAAATTCCGTTTACATTATGTTGTTTGAGAGGTTCAAAAGATGCAGATAGTATTCTGCTATAAGAAAATTACAGCTGACTCTTAATCAAGATTTTTTGTTATCGAGTAGCCAAACACTATAAACTTAACCAACCATATTAAACTTTATAAAAATAAAAATCTCTGTCCATCACTCAGACAAAAGTCTAATAAACGCTTGTTTGTTACCTAAACATTTATATTAAATATCCGCTTTACTGAACATAATCAGGAATCACTTTTCTATGTTGCTTGTTGTATCACCTGCCAAAACGCTTGACTTTACAACCCCTCCCGTTACAGATATTCATTCACAGCCAAAGATGCTATCTGAAAGTGAAATATTGATAGATCGTTGTCGGCAGCTGAGCCCCGCAGATATCGCAACGTTAATGAAAGTGAGCGACAACATTGCCCACTTGAACTGTGAACGATTCTCTCAATGGACAGCACCCTTCTCTACCGAAAACGCAAAACAGGCAATATTAGCGTTTAAAGGGGACGTGTATACGGGCCTGGATGCAGAGACGTTGTCAACAGAAGAATTCGAATTTGCTCAAAATCATCTGCGTATCCTTTCTGGGTTATACGGATTACTCAAACCTCTGGATTTAATTCAGGCTTATCGCCTGGAAATGGGCACAAAGCTTAAAAACTCACGCGGCAAAGATTTATACCAGTTTTGGGGGGAGCGTATTACGGATGAACTTAACAACGCCATGTCTGCTAATATGCCGCTGATTAATCTGGCCTCTAATGAATATTTCAAAGCAGTTAACCCGAAAAAACTCAATGGGCCAGTAATTACACCGGTGTTCAAAGACTGCAAACGCGGACAGTACAAGATAATTAGTTTTTACGCGAAAAAAGCGAGAGGAATGATGGCCCGTTATATTATCGAAAACAGGATTGTAACTCCGGAAGGATTAAAAACCTTTTGTGTGGATGATTATTATTTTGATGAGCAAGAATCAACTGATAGTCAGCTTGTTTTCAAACGCGAGGAAATCGTCTAACTCAGAACATCTCCCGGCGTAACGACCTGAAATGCTTACTGCAGGTCGTTATGTATTCGGCTATGTATCGTATTTAGAAGAAGCTCCAACCCGAATTGTTCTTACAGATTAAATTGGAAACTTGATCCTCTTCCCCGGATGCGAGCTTAATTGTATTCTCGATTGTCTGACATGAAGAAATGTGGGTTAGGTTCCCAGGTTTGACCTCATTATCAGAGATACCTTTCTGACTTCCCTGCTCATCTGGAACGATCGTAATTTCATGCATATATCCAACTACAATGCCATTCACTGATGTCAGGTACCACTCTGAATCATATACTTGAGCTTCCACAATCACCGATTCTGATTGCTTCAGTTTCATGATGATATCATCAGCTGTAGACGGCCCTTTTCTCACATTAGCAATCGCTGGGCGAACCTTGTAGGGCGCATCTACCGATTTTAAACCTTTGACGATATCAACCGATGAAGTATCAATATTAATATTCAGCGAGCCTGAATCAATAGCCAATACAGAACCGTTAGAACCAGTAGCATTGTTCGCCCAGTATTGAACTTCTCCAGTACGCAACGAGAGGCCTGCCATATGGTTTATTTGTTCAAAATCACTGGGCAATAGCTTCTGACTGATTGTGCTACTCAGATTGGTGTATAGTGACTTGGTAAACTCCAGACAATCCGACTTGCTTTGGTAATCTACACAATGAGCAGGTTTTGATTTGGTTTGATTATTTTGACTCGCTTGGCGATCTGGCACTGATTGACAAGCTGTAGTGAACAGTCCTGCAATTACGATTGTGGTTAGCTTTGAGTTCATCGAAAACCCCTTAATCTGTTTATCCCTGAAAATTCCATTTTTAACAACGATAGTTTGTTATTGTTCTCGAATTATGATCCCGAGCAATAATTGATAACAAGCTGTTCCATTTTTTTCGGATGCAATCATACCATGTTAAAAAACGATATTTTAGGGTGTTTTTTGCAAAGTATCTAAATTTCGTTATTTAGGTTAATTGCACGGATCTCAAATTCATAAAGCTAGTGTATGAATGCATATTCTCTGTATGGTCGTATTGCCTTTGTTGGCTATGAAACGTATATTGGGAAGCGTAAGTTCATCAGAGGTTGTTAATTGTAAATGCAATCCACCATGCCCAGCATTGGTAACTCGTCTGTAATGGCGATCGTCACCTACTTAGACAAATCAGGTATCTCCATTGACCAAATTAGTCGCCATTCAGGAATTGAACTAAGAAGTCTGGAATCTGAAGATGCCCGTCTGGCACTTAAAGACTATGTTGCGTTATGGCACTCAGCCATCGAACTTTCGAAAAACCCTGCACTCGGCCTGGAAATCGGGAAGTGGTTTGACGCCTCAAAAGTAGGCTTGGTGGGTCAAGTATTGTTCCATAGCAAGACACTTGAAGATGGTATCAAAGAATACGTAAGACTCTATTGTCTGGTCAATGACGCAATCACCCTCACCTACTATATTGAAGGGTCAAATGCAGTCCTCCGATTCAATTACATCAATCCAGACTATTACTGTATTCCTGACATTGAAAGAACATTGGTACTCTCACTTTTTCGGAGTCGTTATGTCACTGAAAAACCCATTCGATGGAGTGCGGTTCGATTTCAGCACGCTCCGCCTGCCTACTCGGCTCAGTACAGATCTACCTTCAACTGTCCGGTCTATTTCAACGAACCCCACTGCGAAATTGTGTTTGATCGCGAGTACCTGAATTTAAACTCACGTGTTCGGAATCCCTATATCGGATCTGCAGCTTTACGGTACGCCAACGATCTTTTGAAAAAGATTTTCAGGCGATCCATCGTGGATAAAGTAAATTCATTGATTCATGAAAATATCGGGACGGGTGAAATTGACAGCGATTTTATTGCAGCACGATTGAATATGAGCAGACAAACGCTGTACCGAAAGCTTAAAAATGAAGGGGTATCTTTCCAGCAGTTGCTCGAAGAAGCAAGATACTCTCAAGCCCGAATACTGCTCTCGGAATCAGACACATCGCTTACGGAAATTGCGCTTGCCCTTGGATTTTCTGATGTGAGTGCTTTTAGCCGGGCATTTAAACGCTGGAGCGGAGTGAGTCCGAAGAATTTTCGGAATCACTCTGAAGAGCTTACGCGGATACAGCATTCGATGTAAGTAATTCAACGACATCACTTACAGTTTTGATTTGCTCGGCTTGATCCTCCGGAATTTCACATCCAAACTCCTCTTCCAGAGCCATAATCAATTCGACCGTGTCCAGGCTGTCCGCCCCCAAATCCTCAATAAAGCGTGCCTCAGGCACAATTGCACTGGTTTCAACGTCAAGCTGAGTCGCAACTACTGTTTTCACTTTTTCAAATATATCAGACATATTGAATCCTTGATTTTCTTTTAGAATATTCGTTATGCAAGCCATTAGGGCACATTGTCGACTAAATAACGATTAAATCACTATATTCCAAGGGGTTTTGTTCAGCTTGTCTTCATCCTTATTTTTTTTGTCTATTTGTAACTAAAATTCGAATCCGAACATTTTTTCATACCAGAATGCGTTACACTTAATGCTGTCGAAAATTGAGAACACTCAATACTCAAAATTCATCAGGAGTTTCAATAAAGGTATGACTCAACAAAGACGTCAGGATCTCATTGTCGAGAAGGTCAAACAAAGTGGCTTTGTTACAATCGACGAACTGGTCGAAGAATTTCAAGTCACGCCACAGACCATTCGGCGGGATTTGAACCAGCTGGCTGAAGAAAAAAAAATCAGGCGACATCATGGTGGCGCAGGGATTGATTCCAGCACAGTCAATACAGAGTACAATGACCGGAAGATAATGAACCTCACTGAAAAGGAGCGAATTGCCAGGGAGTTAGTGAAAATGATTCCTGATGGCTCCTCGCTTTTCATCAATATCGGTACGACAACGGAAACGGTTGCAAGAGCGCTATTGGATCACCATAACCTCCGGATCGTCACCAACAACATTCATGTAGCCAGTATATTGAGCGCCAAAGAGGATTTTTCGGTCATTATTGCCGGCGGTGAAGTCAGAGCCAGAGATGGTGGAATCGTTGGGGAAGCAACACGGGATTTTATAGATCAATTTCAAATGGATTTTGGCATCATTGGTATTAGCGGAATTCATACCGACGGATCACTATTGGACTTCGACTACCGTGAAGTACGGGTCGCACAAACGATCATTACAAATTCGAATCATGTGCTGTTGGCCGCTGATCACTCAAAATTCGGTCGCAAAGCGATGGTGAGGCTCGGAAACATTAGCCAGGCAGATCATTTTTTTACCGATCAAACACCTCCGCCGGAGATAAACGATATATTGATCGATAATCGAGTCAGTTTACATATCGTATAAACGATGTCGGCCCCTACCAGGTATCGTAATAGTAGCCCATCGGATTAAACGGACTGAAAGCGAATTTAGCCGGGAATCCTGGTGAAATCAGAACCATAGGCGGAACCGGAAAGCCACGTTTTCGGAGCATTGCTCGCTGTTCACGGGACAATAAATTCAGGCCGAAAACCAGGTCAGGAACTTCATGCCTCCATTTTGAACCGTGGTCGAGGCTTGACAGCTTTAGCGTAAAAGTTGATTTTGTAAGTTCAATTGAAGCA contains these protein-coding regions:
- a CDS encoding DeoR/GlpR family transcriptional regulator; this encodes MTQQRRQDLIVEKVKQSGFVTIDELVEEFQVTPQTIRRDLNQLAEEKKIRRHHGGAGIDSSTVNTEYNDRKIMNLTEKERIARELVKMIPDGSSLFINIGTTTETVARALLDHHNLRIVTNNIHVASILSAKEDFSVIIAGGEVRARDGGIVGEATRDFIDQFQMDFGIIGISGIHTDGSLLDFDYREVRVAQTIITNSNHVLLAADHSKFGRKAMVRLGNISQADHFFTDQTPPPEINDILIDNRVSLHIV
- a CDS encoding type III PLP-dependent enzyme: MSISFIDSQIDRSDSVSDNSVALGTESVASIHSAHSISENAIIVDLHTRKQTELQLIESMVAEHGAPLLLLNCDTVRHQYRSLQNALPGVTLHFALKPLPHPAVVATLLQEGASFDLATSGEVDLVREVGVPAEKTIHTHPIKRDRDIKDALDYGCCVFVVDSENELEKFIPYRDEAEVLIRLSFRNAAAFADLSKKFGCSPEAALDLIKKAKEWGIHVKGLSFHVGSQTMDAGKYVEAITRSGALIRQVSESGLPALSTLDIGGGFPVDYQENGHCIDEFCAPIREALGELPDTVKVIAEPGRFIVAPAMISVSSVMGQSVRDGKTWYYLDDGVYGSYSGVIFDHGAYPIDALHWEGERFPSVLAGPTCDSIDVIAEDIQLPALKNGDLIIARMMGAYSSATATEFNFFRKAKIVVFNDPRESEELFALQIG
- the acpP gene encoding acyl carrier protein, which gives rise to MSDIFEKVKTVVATQLDVETSAIVPEARFIEDLGADSLDTVELIMALEEEFGCEIPEDQAEQIKTVSDVVELLTSNAVSA
- a CDS encoding efflux RND transporter permease subunit, whose translation is MKNITDIFVKKPVLAIVVNILIVIAGIQAWQSLSVRQYPQSENASVIVATQYVGASAEVVKGFVTTAIEGAIASADGIDYVESKSLSNLSLVTARLKLNYDSTKALADITSKVNQVRNELPAEAQIPSISLQSADSEFAAAYLSFYSEIMSQSEITDYLVRVVQPRLASLAGVQRAEIYGARTFAMRVWLKPARMAAMSVSPSQVRGALAANNYLSAVGSTKGAYDQVYLTANTDLHTVEEFENLVISENNDVIVRLKDVADVELGAEDYDTNVSFNGQTAVFMGIFPLSNANTIEVVQRVKEDLEGIKASLPPGLQANLGYDASEYISNAIHEVVVTLIDTLLIVIIVIFLFLGSIRSVIVPVVAIPVSLIGAIFLMQTFGFTLNLLTLLAIVLSVGLVVDDAIVVVENVERHLREGRTPFEAAKIGARELIGPVIAMTITLAAVYTPIGLQGGLTGSLFREFALTLAGAVTISGIVALTLSPMMSAKLLPSADKEEKGFTGWVNHRFDHLRDVYGRILAQTLKVRPAVYGAWALLSLMIVPMYMFSPKELAPLEDQGFMFGIINNAANASADQKQHFGKAAEQVFLNAPERELTFQILMAPSDPFAAALGVGGFSGMVVKPWDQRDRSISQIVPDMQAQLSAIPGIQVFAAQPPALPGGSNFPIEFLITSTAEPEEMLEYAQKLQMKAMESGLFYFPPEIDLKYDQPQSEIVINHEKVAALGLNNAQVGADLSTALGGNYVNRFNINGRAYKVIPQVMRAERLTPEQLKSIYITGPNNQLMPLSAIAQIEDSTVPRSLNRFQQLNAIKLSGMTAQLDEGLKVLETASAEILPAGYTTNYTGESRQLRTEGGKFLPALLMAILMIFLVLAIQFNSFRDPLVILLGSVPLAMFGALIFTTLKMPNPDMPYWTNGWTTTLNIYAQVGLVTLVGLIAKNGILIVEFANKLQEEGVQKLEAIQSAAMTRLRPVLMTSVATVAGHFPLTLVDGPGAAARNSIGVVLVGGMAIGTIFTLFVVPSLYMLIAKSHPKENLEGASDLPSTVESPITSTSS
- a CDS encoding AraC family transcriptional regulator, which produces MQSTMPSIGNSSVMAIVTYLDKSGISIDQISRHSGIELRSLESEDARLALKDYVALWHSAIELSKNPALGLEIGKWFDASKVGLVGQVLFHSKTLEDGIKEYVRLYCLVNDAITLTYYIEGSNAVLRFNYINPDYYCIPDIERTLVLSLFRSRYVTEKPIRWSAVRFQHAPPAYSAQYRSTFNCPVYFNEPHCEIVFDREYLNLNSRVRNPYIGSAALRYANDLLKKIFRRSIVDKVNSLIHENIGTGEIDSDFIAARLNMSRQTLYRKLKNEGVSFQQLLEEARYSQARILLSESDTSLTEIALALGFSDVSAFSRAFKRWSGVSPKNFRNHSEELTRIQHSM
- the yaaA gene encoding peroxide stress protein YaaA; protein product: MLLVVSPAKTLDFTTPPVTDIHSQPKMLSESEILIDRCRQLSPADIATLMKVSDNIAHLNCERFSQWTAPFSTENAKQAILAFKGDVYTGLDAETLSTEEFEFAQNHLRILSGLYGLLKPLDLIQAYRLEMGTKLKNSRGKDLYQFWGERITDELNNAMSANMPLINLASNEYFKAVNPKKLNGPVITPVFKDCKRGQYKIISFYAKKARGMMARYIIENRIVTPEGLKTFCVDDYYFDEQESTDSQLVFKREEIV
- a CDS encoding SH3 domain-containing protein, coding for MPDRQASQNNQTKSKPAHCVDYQSKSDCLEFTKSLYTNLSSTISQKLLPSDFEQINHMAGLSLRTGEVQYWANNATGSNGSVLAIDSGSLNINIDTSSVDIVKGLKSVDAPYKVRPAIANVRKGPSTADDIIMKLKQSESVIVEAQVYDSEWYLTSVNGIVVGYMHEITIVPDEQGSQKGISDNEVKPGNLTHISSCQTIENTIKLASGEEDQVSNLICKNNSGWSFF
- a CDS encoding efflux RND transporter periplasmic adaptor subunit; translated protein: MLKKILWSIVGLLVVIPLVAAIVGTKMDQFDSMAKAGAAFTMPPEKVNAYTVSEHSWQPKIKAVGSVSAVQGTTIRAETDGVIDSVLFEAGRSVSKGDVLVTLESSVEKAQLYEAQVAAKWAKIAFDRAKELSKTRNISQAEMDTAETNVNQTDAKVRYYDAVIAKKTIRAPFSGELGIRKVSTGQFLEKGSEVVSLQALKTVYVEFALPQQWIGALENGLPVEVQSDAYPGKSFTGKVTALNANIDPVTRTIHVQATLENSKKELRPGMFVNASIALNLQSKSLMVPATSVHHTAFGSSLFVIVKSEDSDALVLKQQPVRLGARHGDFVIVEDGLTEGDQVVSTGVFKLRPGMSVIIDNSLAPEFKINPTPKNT